A region from the Musa acuminata AAA Group cultivar baxijiao chromosome BXJ1-10, Cavendish_Baxijiao_AAA, whole genome shotgun sequence genome encodes:
- the LOC104000981 gene encoding probable protein phosphatase 2C 52 isoform X1 produces MITNQTEVMSARELKMLEDLLCGLMLVVCKHFQFAGTWKVRVVLAMSRAFGNHLLKQCVVAEPEIREEEVDEHLSCWLLQAMGCGMLSQRRMPCPLQEWRKNQRLQARLLTSTSPVKW; encoded by the exons ATGATCACAAACCAAACAGAAGTGATGAGCGCAAGAGAATTGAAAATGCTGGAGGATTTGTTATGTGGGCTG ATGCTTGTGGTTTGTAAACATTTTCAGTTTGCTGGTACGTGGAAGGTTAGGGTTGTTCTGGCAATGTCACGTGCATTTGGCAACCACCTTTTGAAACAGTGCGTAGTGGCAGAACCTGAGATCCGG GAGGAAGAGGTTGATGAGCACTTGAGTTGCTGGCTCTTGCAAGCAATGGGCTGTGGGATGTTGTCGCAAAGGAG GATGCCATGTCCCTTGCAAGAGTGGAGGAAGAACCAGAGGCTGCAGGCTCGGTTGTTGACATCGACATCACCTGTCAAGTGGTAA
- the LOC104000981 gene encoding probable protein phosphatase 2C member 13, mitochondrial isoform X2 produces MITNQTEVMSARELKMLEDLLCGLMLVVCKHFQFAGTWKVRVVLAMSRAFGNHLLKQCVVAEPEIREEEVDEHLSCWLLQAMGCGMLSQRR; encoded by the exons ATGATCACAAACCAAACAGAAGTGATGAGCGCAAGAGAATTGAAAATGCTGGAGGATTTGTTATGTGGGCTG ATGCTTGTGGTTTGTAAACATTTTCAGTTTGCTGGTACGTGGAAGGTTAGGGTTGTTCTGGCAATGTCACGTGCATTTGGCAACCACCTTTTGAAACAGTGCGTAGTGGCAGAACCTGAGATCCGG GAGGAAGAGGTTGATGAGCACTTGAGTTGCTGGCTCTTGCAAGCAATGGGCTGTGGGATGTTGTCGCAAAGGAG ATAG
- the LOC135595637 gene encoding abscisic acid receptor PYL3-like produces the protein MVGLNGVGGGGAGVRVPGMWRLADEMNPPGIGCRGMEAEYVRRFHLHEPTENQCSSAVFKHIKAPVHLVWSLVRRFDQPQNYKPFVSRCIVQGGVGVGSLREVNIKSGLPATTSFERLEHLDDNEHILSIKIVGGDHRLKNYSSIVTAHPETIDGRPGTLVIESFVVDVPEGNTKDETCYFVEALIKCNLKSLADVSERLALQDHTEPIDG, from the exons atggtGGGGTTGAACGGGGTAGGCGGCGGAGGGGCGGGGGTGAGGGTACCGGGGATGTGGCGGCTCGCTGACGAGATGAATCCTCCGGGGATCGGGTGCCGGGGAATGGAGGCAGAGTACGTCCGGAGGTTCCACCTGCATGAGCCCACGGAGAACCAGTGCAGCTCCGCCGTCTTCAAGCATATCAAAGCCCCCGTCCACCTC GTGTGGTCTCTTGTCAGGAGGTTTGATCAGCCGCAGAACTACAAGCCCTTTGTGAGCAGGTGCATTGTGCAGGGGGGTGTAGGGGTTGGGAGCCTGAGGGAGGTCAATATCAAATCTGGGCTCCCTGCAACCACCAGCTTCGAGAGGCTGGAGCACCTCGACGACaatgaacacattcttagcaTTAAGATTGTGGGTGGGGATCACAGGCTCAAG AACTACTCATCCATCGTTACTGCCCACCCTGAGACAATAGATGGTCGACCAGGGACTCTTGTGATAGAGTCGTTCGTGGTGGATGTGCCTGAAGGAAACACCAAAGACGAGACCTGCTACTTTGTGGAGGCATTGATCAAATGCAACCTGAAGTCATTGGCAGACGTTTCAGAGCGCTTGGCACTTCAGGATCACACGGAGCCCATCGACGGCTAA
- the LOC135595636 gene encoding rhodanese-like domain-containing protein 4, chloroplastic codes for MASSHLPFLLTITNPTRSRTDLPLPSLGKLLCVFELARSPWNDGISTVLLASACCSLFRRLGDQDNYAMQVLNAAGLAPVASLHKATPSLERRPEPRRLPQFRLPKLAALSSIFGAGGLAKALTYEQALDQTVGSSSLDFDVGGLLDGIVNFGTENPLLLGGGALVLAVPLILSQILKKPKNWGLASAKSAYAKLSEDGNAQLLDIREGKDFKEVGRPDLRGLKKKAVAIAYRGEDKPGFLKKLESKFKDPTNTTLFILDKFDGKSELVAELVTVNGFKAAYAIKDGAEGPRGWMKSGLPWVEPKKTLTLDFGDLKDAVTGGFGDGLDGLPITLGLAAATGLGIFAFTEIETLLQVLGSAALVQLFTKRFLFAEDRKVTLRQLDEFLNTKVAPKELVDEIKMIGKALLPSDANVKASLPAPTDASAAPAPTQKTDAVTSTEPLPAVNSVPKAEVKEEAPPVTPRPLSPYPYYPDLKPPSSPSPSQP; via the exons ATGGCTAGCAGCCATTTGCCATTCCTTCTCACCATCACAAACCCAACAAGAAGTCGGACAGACTTACCCCTTCCTTCCCTCGGGAAACTTCTCTGCGTCTTTGAGCTCGCAAGATCCCCATGGAATGATGGCATCTCGACTGTTTTGCTAGCCTCCGCTTGCTGTTCCCTCTTCAGGCGCCTTGGAGACCAAGATAATTATGCCATGCAAGTCCTCAATGCAGCAGGCCTGGCACCAGTAGCCTCACTCCACAAGGCCACTCCCTCCCTCGAGAGGAGACCCGAGCCTAGGCGGCTCCCCCAATTCAGGCTCCCCAAGCTTGCAGCCCTCTCCTCGATTTTTGGTGCTGGTGGCCTCGCCAAGGCCTTGACCTACGAGCAAGCTCTCGACCAGACCGTCGGCAGCTCCTCCCTCGACTTCGATGTGGGAGGTCTCCTCGATGGGATTGTGAATTTTGGGACCGAGAATCCCCTGCTCCTCGGCGGTGGCGCCCTGGTACTAGCGGTGCCCCTCATTCTGTCGCAGATCTTGAAGAAGCCCAAGAACTGGGGCTTGGCGTCCGCGAAGAGTGCCTATGCTAAGTTGTCCGAGGACGGGAACGCGCAGCTGTTGGATATAAGGGAAGGGAAGGATTTCAAGGAGGTGGGCAGACCGGATTTGAGGGGATTGAAGAAGAAGGCGGTGGCGATCGCGTATAGAGGGGAAGACAAGCCGGGGTTCCTGAAGAAGCTCGAATCGAAGTTTAAGGACCCAACCAATACCACCTTGTTCATTCTCGACAA ATTTGATGGTAAATCAGAATTGGTTGCGGAACTGGTCACCGTCAATGGTTTTAAAGCAGCTTATGCGATAAAAGATGGTGCAGAAGGACCTCGGGGATGGATG AAAAGTGGTCTTCCATGGGTGGAACCAAAGAAGACTTTAACTCTTGATTTTGGTGATCTAAAGGATGCAGTTACTGGTGGATTTGGA GATGGTTTAGATGGTCTTCCAATTACTCTTGGACTTGCAGCTGCCACTGGCTTAGGTATATTTGCTTTTACAGAG ATAGAAACTCTGCTCCAGGTTTTAGGGTCTGCTGCTCTTGTTCAGTTATTCACCAAAAGATTCTTGTTTGCAGAA GACAGGAAGGTTACTCTTCGACAGCTTGATGAGTTCTTGAACACCAAGGTCGCTCCTAAAGAACTAGTCGACGAGATTAAG ATGATTGGCAAGGCTCTCCTACCATCAGATGCTAATGTGAAGGCTAGTCTACCAGCTCCAACAGATGCTTCAGCAGCTCCTGCTCCAACTCAAAAAACTGATGCTGTAACCTCAACTGAACCTCTCCCAGCAGTCAACTCAGTTCCCAAAGCTGAAGTCAAGGAAGAGGCGCCTCCTGTGACACCGAGACCTCTTTCACCTTACCCATAT TATCCGGATCTCAAACCTCCATCTTCACCTTCTCCGTCGCAGCCATAG
- the LOC104000833 gene encoding hydroquinone glucosyltransferase: MDNGNGTAATCLRRRHVAMMPTPGIGHLMPLAELAKLLVDRYGFSITIITLAVSASKAQAALLFSLPPDISSLALAPVPLHDLPPDAHIVTTMSIAIVRSLPDLRDALSRLRFSTNLVAFVTDLFGTDAFPVARELGVPPYIFFPSNLLTLSLFLHLPELDATATCEYRDLPKPLRLPGCVPIPGRDVLHPLQDRSNDAYRWTVHHGRRYREAEGILVNSFEAMEPEAAKILRQHEPGRPRVHLVGPLTQSGTAEADEGLECMRWLDQQPPGSVLFVSFGSRGTLSTAQMAELALGLELSGQRFLWVVRSPSDCGDSSEAYFTVQSKEDPFRFLPTGFVDRTREVGLLVPSWAPQVAVLNHATTGGFLSHCGWNSTLEGVQAGVAMVAWPLYAEQRQNAVLLADGARIALRLRAAEGGLVPREEVERVVRELMEGDKGKVARRRVAELREAAARGLKEGGLAYKALDEVANKWKTTI; encoded by the coding sequence ATGGACAACGGCAACGGAACAGCTGCTACATGCCTGCGACGTCGTCACGTCGCGATGATGCCCACGCCCGGCATTGGCCACCTGATGCCCTTGGCCGAGCTAGCCAAGCTCCTCGTCGACCGCTACGGCTTCTCCATCACCATCATCACCCTCGCCGTCTCCGCCTCCAAGGCGCAGGCTGCCCTCCTCTTCTCCCTCCCTCCCGACATTTCCTCCCTCGCCCTAGCCCCTGTCCCCCTCCATGACCTCCCCCCCGATGCCCACATCGTGACCACCATGTCCATAGCCATTGTCCGCTCCCTCCCCGACCTCCGCGACGCGCTTTCCCGCTTACGGTTCTCCACGAACCTCGTCGCCTTCGTTACCGACCTCTTCGGCACCGACGCCTTCCCTGTCGCACGCGAGCTTGGCGTCCCGCCCTACATCTTCTTTCCCTCCAACCTCCTAACGCTGTCACTCTTTCTCCACCTCCCTGAGCTCGACGCCACCGCCACCTGCGAATACCGCGACCTACCCAAGCCGCTCCGTCTCCCGGGTTGCGTTCCCATCCCTGGCCGGGACGTGCTCCACCCCCTCCAGGACCGGTCCAACGACGCCTACCGGTGGACGGTCCACCACGGGCGCCGCTACCGAGAAGCGGAGGGCATTCTCGTTAACAGCTTCGAAGCTATGGAACCGGAAGCGGCCAAGATCCTCCGGCAGCACGAGCCCGGCCGTCCGCGAGTTCACCTTGTTGGACCGTTGACGCAGTCCGGGACGGCCGAAGCCGACGAAGGGCTCGAGTGTATGAGGTGGTTGGACCAGCAGCCGCCCGGGTCAGTTCTGTTTGTCTCTTTTGGCAGCAGGGGAACCCTCTCGACGGCGCAGATGGCGGAGCTCGCGCTGGGTTTGGAGCTGAGCGGTCAGCGATTCCTGTGGGTCGTCCGGAGCCCGAGTGACTGCGGTGACTCCAGCGAGGCATACTTCACCGTACAGAGCAAGGAGGACCCATTCCGTTTCCTTCCGACAGGGTTCGTGGACCGGACACGGGAGGTGGGCCTGCTCGTCCCGTCGTGGGCGCCACAGGTGGCGGTGCTGAACCACGCCACCACCGGCGGCTTCCTGAGccactgcgggtggaactcgacGCTGGAGGGCGTGCAAGCCGGGGTGGCGATGGTGGCGTGGCCCCTGTACGCCGAGCAGAGGCAGAACGCGGTGCTGCTGGCGGACGGCGCGAGGATCGCGCTGCGCCTGCGAGCGGCGGAGGGCGGGCTCGTGCCCCGGGAGGAGGTGGAGCGGGTGGTGAGGGAGCTGATGGAGGGGGACAAGGGGAAGGTAGCACGGCGGCGGGTGGCGGAGCTCCGTGAAGCGGCGGCCAGGGGCCTGAAGGAGGGGGGCCTCGCCTACAAGGCGCTCGACGAGGTGGCTAACAAGTGGAAGACCACGATTTAA
- the LOC104000832 gene encoding protein ENHANCED DISEASE RESISTANCE 4-like isoform X1, protein MAEEGGEETKVRVVRCPNCSGLLPELANLSVYRCGGCGATLQVKRPVSVSEALPEQSEGVNAKYPEVLENSAEKKWVVLDAKSETDRECNGAESMRQKDVGPERAESSHGISVSETEQTIVSKEADSFQLEDSAKGCVAQSKGDDCQHEAILPVGNLGENAEALIKANLHEGDKAKQSVDMFFCAQQAQVQKGEENLNRKAFKAEIQRDPYPDEGPSDYHQNSRRVCADGDRDRRQNGAGAGRDQDQAELLRLIDKLRNQVQRTREVSSKQKLSATVDRMTACANRFPDSSWSLNRNPSCRPATLRDHNGNMLGLNDMPGLGDPLARRRAPFQLGGEYPQRLPDNYLNGHFDPDPIMTYNQEPFYHKPACSCARCYRRQFSVLARGPPTTFGHQRVPCFVNNHKLHPVDAPSIFGSRSYNSRFRNASFHSHEPQAYQRAMFSKNVGRSCQPFAGAAPFMVCCNCFELLELPAKLLFSRKKKFNLRCGACSKVILVQRDGSRLVASGLAPTSSLSSKNNDIGCSPGDCVQSTDEKLVLPCIVTSSDNEMIERAHGLKNLDELEKKKGPSSSSTMSEHVDISNNIFSQDVPTSSDIPLEPQVISRVPSLPIRKHLGSSLSDQANDASGTGSCSRRSEQDKNTPSSSKFRQNSVKDVTMATEMDVSVNEFPNANSSHDYSDMISERDVQPRVIKAGDSFLAGLKKSFRFHKAMGSGDSKVSVNGHPIPDRLVKKAEKQAGLIHPGDYWYDYHAGFWGVMGHPCHGIIPPFIEEFNYPMPKNCGRGNTGVIVNGRELHHKDLDLLIGRGLPSAPGSYKIEISGRVWDESSGEELDSLGKLAPTVERNKHGFGMWVPRVLAN, encoded by the exons ATGGCggaagaaggaggagaagaaactaAGGTTCGGGTGGTGCGATGCCCGAATTGCAGTGGACTCCTCCCGGAGCTGGCCAATCTCTCGGTCTATCGCTGCGGTGGCTGCGGTGCTACTCTTCAAG TAAAAAGACCAGTCTCCGTGTCAGAGGCCTTGCCAGAGCAATCTGAAGGTGTAAACGCCAAGTATCCTGAGGTCCTAGAAAATAGTGCAGAGAAGAAATGGGTGGTCTTGGATGCAAAGTCGGAGACTGACCGTGAGTGTAATGGAGCTGAGAGTATGAGACAGAAGGATGTAGGTCCAGAGAGAGCAGAAAGTTCCCATGGTATTTCTGTATCTGAAACTGAACAAACAATTGTTTCAAAGGAAGCCGACTCCTTCCAGTTAGAAGACTCTGCCAAAGGGTGTGTAGCACAAAGCAAGGGCGATGATTGTCAGCATGAGGCAATATTACCAGTTGGCAATCTTGGTGAAAATGCAGAAGCTTTAATTAAAGCAAATTTACATGAGGGAGATAAAGCCAAGCAATCAGTTGATATGTTTTTCTGTGCTCAGCAGGCACAAGTCCAGAAGGGTGAGGAGAATCTAAATCGAAAGGCTTTCAAAGCAGAAATCCAACGTGATCCGTACCCTGATGAAGGCCCATCTGACTATCATCAGAATTCAAGGCGTGTATGCGCTGATGGTGATCGTGACAGGAGGCAGAATGGTGCTGGTGCTGGCAGAGATCAAGACCAAGCAGAGCTTCTGAGACTGATTGATAAATTGAGGAATCAAGTGCAAAGAACACGTGAGGTCTCAAGCAAGCAAAAGCTGAGTGCTACAGTTGATAGAATGACAGCTTGTGCCAATAGGTTTCCTGACAGCTCATGGTCATTGAATCGCAATCCATCTTGCCGGCCTGCAACACTCCGGGATCACAATGGTAATATGCTTGGTCTGAACGACATGCCTGGACTTGGTGATCCTTTGGCACGTAGAAGAGCTCCATTTCAGTTAGGTGGTGAGTACCCTCAGAGGCTACCTGATAATTATCTTAATGGGCACTTCGATCCTGATCCTATTATGACTTATAATCAAGAACCCTTTTACCATAAACCTGCTTGTTCATGTGCCCGTTGCTACCGCAGACAATTCTCAGTCCTTGCAAGAGGCCCCCCAACAACATTTGGCCATCAGAGGGTCCCATGTTTTGTGAATAATCATAAGTTACATCCAGTTGATGCTCCCTCGATCTTTGGTTCACGAAGTTATAATTCAAGATTCAGAAATGCTTCCTTTCATTCGCATGAGCCGCAAGCATACCAGAGGGCCATGTTCAGTAAGAATGTTGGACGTTCTTGTCAACCCTTTGCTGGTGCTGCCCCTTTTATGGTATGTTGTAATTGTTTTGAACTTCTGGAACTACCTGCTAAATTGTTGTTTTCAAGAAAGAAGAAGTTTAATCTGCGATGTGGAGCTTGCTCCAAGGTCATTTTGGTCCAGCGTGATGGAAGTCGACTTGTTGCATCTGGTCTGGCACCAACATCATCTCTTTCATCCAAGAACAATGACATTGGCTGTAGCCCAGGCGACTGTGTTCAGTCTACAGATGAGAAGTTAGTTCTGCCTTGTATTGTCACTAGCAGCGATAATGAGATGATAGAAAGGGCACATGGGTTGAAGAACTTGGATGAGTTAGAAAAAAAGAAGGGTCCATCTTCATCTTCCACTATGTCGGAGCATGTTGACATCTCAAATAACATTTTCTCACAGGACGTTCCTACCTCTTCAGATATTCCCTTAGAACCTCAGGTTATTTCACGTGTGCCAAGTTTACCAATTCGCAAACATCTTGGTTCCTCATTGTCTGATCAAGCAAATGATGCATCTGGAACTGGAAGCTGCAGTAGACGCTCAGAACAAGATAAGAATACGCCCTCAAGTAGTAAATTTAGACAGAACTCAGTAAAAGATGTTACGATGGCAACTGAGATGGACGTGTCAGTTAATGAGTTTCCAAATGCAAATTCTTCTCATGATTATTCGGACATGATAAGTGAACGTGATGTTCAACCAAGGGTCATCAAAGCTGGTGACTCATTCCTTGCAGGCCTCAAGAAGAGTTTTCGTTTCCACAAAGCGATGGGATCTGGCGACTCTAAAGTTTCAGTTAATGGTCATCCAATTCCTGATCGTCTAGTTAAAAAAGCTGAAAAACAAGCTGGCCTAATCCATCCTGGTGACTATTG GTATGACTATCACGCTGGATTTTGGGGTGTCATGGGGCATCCATGTCATGGCATTATTCCT CCATTTATTGAAGAGTTCAATTACCCTATGCCCAAGAATTGTGGCAGGGGAAATACTGGTGTTATTGTGAATGGGAGAGAGCTTCATCATAAAGACCTGGACTTGCTTATTGGTCGAGGGCTTCCATCTGCTCCTGGTTCTTATAAAATTGAGATTTCTGGGAGAGTTTGGGATGAATCCTCTGGTGAAGAGTTGGATAGCCTTGGCAAGCTTGCACCAAC GGTCGAGAGAAACAAACATGGATTTGGCATGTGGGTTCCTAGAGTCCTTGCCAACTGA
- the LOC104000832 gene encoding uncharacterized protein LOC104000832 isoform X2: MGPCGLDMGEACNEALATSFHELITYDWRVKRPVSVSEALPEQSEGVNAKYPEVLENSAEKKWVVLDAKSETDRECNGAESMRQKDVGPERAESSHGISVSETEQTIVSKEADSFQLEDSAKGCVAQSKGDDCQHEAILPVGNLGENAEALIKANLHEGDKAKQSVDMFFCAQQAQVQKGEENLNRKAFKAEIQRDPYPDEGPSDYHQNSRRVCADGDRDRRQNGAGAGRDQDQAELLRLIDKLRNQVQRTREVSSKQKLSATVDRMTACANRFPDSSWSLNRNPSCRPATLRDHNGNMLGLNDMPGLGDPLARRRAPFQLGGEYPQRLPDNYLNGHFDPDPIMTYNQEPFYHKPACSCARCYRRQFSVLARGPPTTFGHQRVPCFVNNHKLHPVDAPSIFGSRSYNSRFRNASFHSHEPQAYQRAMFSKNVGRSCQPFAGAAPFMVCCNCFELLELPAKLLFSRKKKFNLRCGACSKVILVQRDGSRLVASGLAPTSSLSSKNNDIGCSPGDCVQSTDEKLVLPCIVTSSDNEMIERAHGLKNLDELEKKKGPSSSSTMSEHVDISNNIFSQDVPTSSDIPLEPQVISRVPSLPIRKHLGSSLSDQANDASGTGSCSRRSEQDKNTPSSSKFRQNSVKDVTMATEMDVSVNEFPNANSSHDYSDMISERDVQPRVIKAGDSFLAGLKKSFRFHKAMGSGDSKVSVNGHPIPDRLVKKAEKQAGLIHPGDYWYDYHAGFWGVMGHPCHGIIPPFIEEFNYPMPKNCGRGNTGVIVNGRELHHKDLDLLIGRGLPSAPGSYKIEISGRVWDESSGEELDSLGKLAPTVERNKHGFGMWVPRVLAN; the protein is encoded by the exons TAAAAAGACCAGTCTCCGTGTCAGAGGCCTTGCCAGAGCAATCTGAAGGTGTAAACGCCAAGTATCCTGAGGTCCTAGAAAATAGTGCAGAGAAGAAATGGGTGGTCTTGGATGCAAAGTCGGAGACTGACCGTGAGTGTAATGGAGCTGAGAGTATGAGACAGAAGGATGTAGGTCCAGAGAGAGCAGAAAGTTCCCATGGTATTTCTGTATCTGAAACTGAACAAACAATTGTTTCAAAGGAAGCCGACTCCTTCCAGTTAGAAGACTCTGCCAAAGGGTGTGTAGCACAAAGCAAGGGCGATGATTGTCAGCATGAGGCAATATTACCAGTTGGCAATCTTGGTGAAAATGCAGAAGCTTTAATTAAAGCAAATTTACATGAGGGAGATAAAGCCAAGCAATCAGTTGATATGTTTTTCTGTGCTCAGCAGGCACAAGTCCAGAAGGGTGAGGAGAATCTAAATCGAAAGGCTTTCAAAGCAGAAATCCAACGTGATCCGTACCCTGATGAAGGCCCATCTGACTATCATCAGAATTCAAGGCGTGTATGCGCTGATGGTGATCGTGACAGGAGGCAGAATGGTGCTGGTGCTGGCAGAGATCAAGACCAAGCAGAGCTTCTGAGACTGATTGATAAATTGAGGAATCAAGTGCAAAGAACACGTGAGGTCTCAAGCAAGCAAAAGCTGAGTGCTACAGTTGATAGAATGACAGCTTGTGCCAATAGGTTTCCTGACAGCTCATGGTCATTGAATCGCAATCCATCTTGCCGGCCTGCAACACTCCGGGATCACAATGGTAATATGCTTGGTCTGAACGACATGCCTGGACTTGGTGATCCTTTGGCACGTAGAAGAGCTCCATTTCAGTTAGGTGGTGAGTACCCTCAGAGGCTACCTGATAATTATCTTAATGGGCACTTCGATCCTGATCCTATTATGACTTATAATCAAGAACCCTTTTACCATAAACCTGCTTGTTCATGTGCCCGTTGCTACCGCAGACAATTCTCAGTCCTTGCAAGAGGCCCCCCAACAACATTTGGCCATCAGAGGGTCCCATGTTTTGTGAATAATCATAAGTTACATCCAGTTGATGCTCCCTCGATCTTTGGTTCACGAAGTTATAATTCAAGATTCAGAAATGCTTCCTTTCATTCGCATGAGCCGCAAGCATACCAGAGGGCCATGTTCAGTAAGAATGTTGGACGTTCTTGTCAACCCTTTGCTGGTGCTGCCCCTTTTATGGTATGTTGTAATTGTTTTGAACTTCTGGAACTACCTGCTAAATTGTTGTTTTCAAGAAAGAAGAAGTTTAATCTGCGATGTGGAGCTTGCTCCAAGGTCATTTTGGTCCAGCGTGATGGAAGTCGACTTGTTGCATCTGGTCTGGCACCAACATCATCTCTTTCATCCAAGAACAATGACATTGGCTGTAGCCCAGGCGACTGTGTTCAGTCTACAGATGAGAAGTTAGTTCTGCCTTGTATTGTCACTAGCAGCGATAATGAGATGATAGAAAGGGCACATGGGTTGAAGAACTTGGATGAGTTAGAAAAAAAGAAGGGTCCATCTTCATCTTCCACTATGTCGGAGCATGTTGACATCTCAAATAACATTTTCTCACAGGACGTTCCTACCTCTTCAGATATTCCCTTAGAACCTCAGGTTATTTCACGTGTGCCAAGTTTACCAATTCGCAAACATCTTGGTTCCTCATTGTCTGATCAAGCAAATGATGCATCTGGAACTGGAAGCTGCAGTAGACGCTCAGAACAAGATAAGAATACGCCCTCAAGTAGTAAATTTAGACAGAACTCAGTAAAAGATGTTACGATGGCAACTGAGATGGACGTGTCAGTTAATGAGTTTCCAAATGCAAATTCTTCTCATGATTATTCGGACATGATAAGTGAACGTGATGTTCAACCAAGGGTCATCAAAGCTGGTGACTCATTCCTTGCAGGCCTCAAGAAGAGTTTTCGTTTCCACAAAGCGATGGGATCTGGCGACTCTAAAGTTTCAGTTAATGGTCATCCAATTCCTGATCGTCTAGTTAAAAAAGCTGAAAAACAAGCTGGCCTAATCCATCCTGGTGACTATTG GTATGACTATCACGCTGGATTTTGGGGTGTCATGGGGCATCCATGTCATGGCATTATTCCT CCATTTATTGAAGAGTTCAATTACCCTATGCCCAAGAATTGTGGCAGGGGAAATACTGGTGTTATTGTGAATGGGAGAGAGCTTCATCATAAAGACCTGGACTTGCTTATTGGTCGAGGGCTTCCATCTGCTCCTGGTTCTTATAAAATTGAGATTTCTGGGAGAGTTTGGGATGAATCCTCTGGTGAAGAGTTGGATAGCCTTGGCAAGCTTGCACCAAC GGTCGAGAGAAACAAACATGGATTTGGCATGTGGGTTCCTAGAGTCCTTGCCAACTGA